A region of Lacinutrix sp. Hel_I_90 DNA encodes the following proteins:
- the dnaB gene encoding replicative DNA helicase codes for MKQPNQIQGYKVDKSTIINLERGKIPPQAIDLEEVVLGAMMIDKKGVDEVIDILSPDAFYKESHQHIFEAIFMLFQESQPIDLLTVSTQLKTNAKLDLAGGDFYLISLTQKVSSSAHIEFHARIILQKFIQRSLIKISSEIIEDSYDETQDVFDLLDRAESKLYEVTQGNIKKSSETAQDLVIQAKKKIEEISKKEGMSGIPSGFDKLDKLTSGWQESDLIIVAARPGMGKTALTLSMARNIAVNHNIPVAFFSLEMASVQLITRLISSETGLSSEKLRTGKLEKHEWEQLNVKVKALEKAPLFIDDTPSLSIFDLRAKARRLASQHGIKMIIIDYLQLMTAAGSGGNREQEISTISRNLKALAKELSVPVIALSQLSRAVETRGGSKRPLLSDLRESGAIEQDADIVSFIYRPEYYKIDEWDDDEHSPTAGQAEFIVAKHRNGGLENIRLKFIGNLGKFDNLDDFDTPFGQEFHSKMNAAANDDTLKSGGFTASPQDAFDAPEDDDVPF; via the coding sequence ATGAAACAACCCAACCAAATACAAGGCTATAAAGTCGATAAAAGTACAATAATAAACCTCGAAAGAGGTAAAATCCCTCCGCAAGCTATTGATTTAGAGGAGGTTGTGCTTGGCGCGATGATGATCGACAAAAAAGGAGTTGATGAAGTAATCGATATTTTAAGCCCTGATGCTTTCTATAAAGAATCACATCAACACATCTTTGAAGCCATTTTCATGTTGTTTCAAGAGAGTCAGCCTATTGACTTATTAACTGTTTCTACACAGTTAAAGACAAACGCCAAGCTCGATTTAGCAGGAGGTGATTTTTATCTTATTTCTTTAACGCAAAAAGTATCCTCTTCAGCACATATTGAGTTTCATGCTCGTATTATTCTACAAAAATTTATTCAACGTAGTTTAATCAAAATCTCAAGTGAAATTATTGAAGATTCTTATGACGAAACTCAGGATGTTTTCGATCTATTAGATAGAGCAGAATCTAAACTATACGAAGTTACACAGGGGAATATTAAAAAATCCAGTGAAACAGCTCAGGATTTAGTAATCCAGGCAAAAAAGAAAATTGAAGAAATTTCTAAGAAAGAAGGAATGAGTGGTATTCCTTCTGGCTTTGATAAACTAGATAAATTAACCTCTGGCTGGCAGGAAAGTGATTTAATTATCGTTGCTGCACGTCCAGGTATGGGTAAAACAGCCTTGACCTTATCTATGGCTAGAAATATCGCAGTGAATCATAACATTCCTGTGGCGTTTTTCTCTTTAGAGATGGCATCTGTTCAATTAATTACACGTCTTATTTCTAGTGAAACAGGATTGTCTTCAGAAAAATTAAGAACAGGGAAATTAGAAAAACACGAATGGGAACAGCTTAACGTAAAAGTGAAAGCATTAGAGAAAGCACCATTATTTATTGATGATACACCATCACTTTCTATTTTCGACTTACGGGCAAAGGCTAGACGATTGGCTTCACAACACGGCATTAAAATGATTATTATTGATTATTTGCAGTTAATGACAGCTGCTGGATCTGGTGGAAATCGTGAACAGGAAATTTCTACTATTTCTCGTAACTTAAAAGCATTAGCCAAGGAGTTATCTGTGCCAGTAATTGCTCTTTCTCAACTATCGCGTGCTGTTGAAACACGTGGCGGGAGTAAAAGACCTTTACTTTCAGATTTACGTGAATCTGGAGCTATTGAGCAAGATGCAGATATTGTATCCTTTATCTACCGTCCAGAATATTATAAAATAGACGAGTGGGATGATGATGAGCATTCACCTACAGCTGGCCAGGCAGAATTTATTGTGGCAAAACACAGAAATGGAGGATTAGAAAATATCCGCTTAAAATTTATTGGAAACTTAGGTAAATTTGACAATTTAGATGACTTCGATACACCGTTTGGTCAGGAATTTCATTCTAAAATGAATGCTGCTGCAAACGATGACACCTTAAAATCAGGGGGCTTTACTGCGTCTCCTCAAGATGCCTTTGATGCGCCAGAGGATGATGATGTGCCCTTTTAA
- a CDS encoding acetyl-CoA carboxylase carboxyltransferase subunit alpha encodes MEYLEFELPIKELEDQLDKCQVIGEESDVDVTETCKQIEKKLVATKKEIYKNLTPWQRVQLSRHPNRPYTLDYIKAICGDSFLELHGDRNFKDDKAMIGGLGKIGDQSFMIIGQQKGYNTKTRQYRNFGMANPEGYRKALRLMKSAEKFGLPVITLLDTPGAYPGLEAEERGQGEAIARNILEMTRLKVPIITVVIGEGASGGALGIGVGDKVLMLENTWYSVISPESCSSILWRSWEFKEQAAEALKLTASDMKKMKLVDEIVKEPLGGAHTDREKTFAIVQEAILKSYDEFKNLSPKELVEMRMDKYSQMGVFKG; translated from the coding sequence ATGGAATATTTAGAATTTGAATTACCTATCAAAGAACTAGAAGATCAACTAGACAAGTGTCAGGTTATTGGAGAAGAAAGTGATGTCGATGTAACAGAGACTTGTAAACAAATCGAGAAAAAGTTAGTAGCCACTAAGAAGGAAATTTATAAAAACCTAACCCCATGGCAACGCGTACAACTATCGCGTCACCCTAACAGACCGTATACTTTAGATTATATCAAAGCCATATGTGGAGACTCCTTTTTAGAGTTGCATGGTGATCGAAATTTTAAAGATGACAAAGCCATGATTGGCGGTTTGGGGAAAATTGGAGATCAGAGTTTTATGATTATTGGTCAGCAAAAAGGATACAATACAAAAACCAGACAATACAGAAATTTTGGGATGGCTAATCCTGAAGGGTATCGAAAGGCTCTACGGTTAATGAAGTCTGCAGAGAAATTTGGACTTCCTGTGATTACCTTATTAGATACGCCAGGAGCTTACCCAGGTTTAGAAGCTGAAGAACGCGGACAAGGGGAAGCTATCGCTAGAAACATTTTAGAGATGACCCGCTTGAAAGTGCCTATTATAACTGTAGTCATTGGAGAAGGTGCCTCTGGAGGTGCATTGGGTATTGGAGTTGGTGATAAAGTATTAATGCTTGAGAATACATGGTATTCTGTTATTTCACCAGAATCATGCTCGTCTATCTTATGGCGCAGCTGGGAGTTTAAAGAGCAAGCAGCAGAAGCTTTAAAATTAACAGCTAGCGACATGAAAAAAATGAAGTTAGTAGATGAAATAGTAAAAGAGCCGTTAGGTGGCGCCCATACAGATCGTGAAAAAACATTTGCAATAGTTCAAGAAGCGATTTTAAAATCTTATGATGAGTTTAAAAACTTATCACCAAAAGAATTAGTCGAAATGCGAATGGATAAATATTCTCAAATGGGAGTCTTTAAAGGTTAG
- a CDS encoding DMT family transporter: MLNDKLKNYLHLHVLVFIAGFTAILGKLISIEAVSLVWYRMIIASVLMFVYIKIAKVNISVDRRSLFRFAFAGVIIALHWITFFGAIDVSNVSIALAMFSTGAFFASFIEPIIYKRKIIWYEIIFGIIVIAGIYIILQSEMKYIYGILLGISSAFFSSLFAVLNGKFLEKHSATKISFYEFLSGVIFISIFIAFFGNGFSVAYFNLSASDFGYLFILASVCTTYAFIASIYVMRYISPYTVVLTYNLEPIYGIILALLIFPETEKMAPNFYYGAFIILGTVLLNGVLKNRKAFKLKRLKRSTL; this comes from the coding sequence ATGCTAAACGATAAACTTAAAAACTACCTGCACTTACATGTTTTAGTTTTTATTGCTGGTTTCACGGCCATATTAGGCAAGCTCATTAGTATCGAGGCGGTATCTTTGGTTTGGTACCGTATGATAATAGCTTCAGTTTTAATGTTTGTTTATATTAAAATAGCGAAAGTCAATATTTCAGTAGACCGAAGATCCCTTTTTAGATTTGCTTTTGCGGGAGTTATTATTGCTTTACATTGGATTACCTTCTTTGGTGCTATAGACGTGTCTAACGTATCCATTGCTTTGGCGATGTTCTCAACAGGTGCGTTTTTTGCTTCTTTTATAGAGCCCATTATTTATAAGCGGAAGATTATTTGGTACGAAATTATTTTCGGAATTATAGTTATTGCTGGCATATACATTATTCTTCAAAGCGAAATGAAATACATTTACGGCATCCTTTTGGGTATTTCATCTGCTTTTTTTTCTTCATTATTTGCTGTACTTAACGGAAAATTCTTGGAGAAACATTCTGCAACGAAGATTTCGTTTTACGAATTTTTAAGTGGTGTTATTTTTATTTCAATCTTTATTGCGTTTTTTGGTAACGGTTTTTCTGTAGCCTATTTTAATTTAAGCGCAAGTGATTTTGGTTACCTTTTTATTTTGGCTTCTGTTTGTACAACCTATGCATTTATTGCTTCAATATATGTTATGAGGTATATTAGTCCGTATACAGTCGTACTAACATACAATCTAGAGCCTATTTACGGCATTATATTGGCGCTTTTAATCTTTCCGGAAACCGAAAAGATGGCGCCAAATTTTTATTATGGCGCTTTTATAATTTTAGGAACCGTACTTTTAAATGGGGTTCTAAAAAACCGAAAAGCCTTCAAACTAAAACGATTAAAAAGAAGTACACTATAG
- a CDS encoding LptF/LptG family permease, protein MKILDWYILKRYLLTFLMMILLFIPIGITVHLAEKIGKILEKEVPLGEVMLYLLDFTIYFAHLLFPLFLFLSVIWFTSKLANNTEIVAFLSSGVSFSRFLRPYIIGAVIVGIISIVLGLYLAPKASEGFNDFQYKYLKGRKDTGNQKLLKQINDNDIIYVSSFDGKRSQGLNFTLEHFEGDKMTYKISAASIRYIEEDTIYSLRNYEKRIITDNEDVIINERKKDTLFAFDLEDLVPDEYIAETLPYFELRNFIKKEEKRGSSNIGRYKLELYRKWSLPVSVFILTIIAVAVSSIKRRGGMGVNLAFGICTAMIFVFFDKIFGTLASQSDFSPLIAVWFPNFIFGILAIILLYHAKR, encoded by the coding sequence GTGAAAATTCTCGATTGGTACATATTAAAACGTTATCTCCTCACTTTTTTGATGATGATTTTGCTGTTTATTCCTATTGGAATTACAGTACATCTCGCCGAAAAAATTGGTAAGATTTTAGAAAAAGAAGTCCCTCTTGGTGAAGTGATGCTCTATCTTTTAGACTTTACTATTTATTTTGCACACTTATTATTTCCACTGTTTTTATTCTTATCAGTCATCTGGTTTACCTCTAAATTAGCTAATAATACAGAGATTGTTGCTTTTTTAAGCTCGGGGGTTTCCTTTTCAAGATTTCTAAGACCTTATATAATAGGAGCCGTTATTGTTGGAATAATCTCCATTGTTTTAGGTTTATACTTAGCACCAAAGGCGAGTGAAGGTTTCAATGACTTTCAATACAAATATTTAAAAGGAAGGAAAGATACGGGGAATCAAAAGCTATTAAAACAAATTAATGATAACGATATTATCTATGTGAGTAGTTTTGATGGCAAGAGAAGTCAAGGTTTAAATTTTACCTTAGAGCACTTTGAAGGAGATAAAATGACCTACAAAATTAGTGCTGCAAGTATACGTTATATTGAGGAAGACACGATATATAGCCTACGTAATTATGAAAAAAGAATCATTACAGATAATGAGGACGTTATCATTAACGAAAGAAAGAAAGATACACTGTTCGCATTCGACCTGGAAGATTTAGTGCCAGACGAATATATCGCAGAGACCTTGCCTTATTTTGAATTAAGAAATTTTATTAAGAAAGAAGAAAAAAGAGGATCCTCAAACATTGGACGCTACAAATTAGAACTGTATCGTAAATGGAGTTTACCAGTTTCAGTATTTATTTTAACCATTATAGCAGTTGCTGTTTCTTCTATTAAAAGACGTGGTGGCATGGGAGTGAACCTTGCATTTGGCATCTGTACCGCCATGATTTTTGTGTTTTTCGATAAGATTTTTGGCACTTTAGCCTCACAGTCTGATTTTTCGCCACTGATTGCTGTTTGGTTTCCTAATTTTATATTCGGTATTTTAGCTATCATTCTCTTGTACCATGCTAAACGATAA
- the tgt gene encoding tRNA guanosine(34) transglycosylase Tgt — protein MTFDIKAKDTQSNARAGVLTTDHGVIETPIFMPVGTVGTVKGVHQRELKEEINPDVILGNTYHLYLRPQIDVLEKAGGLHKFMNWDRNILTDSGGYQVYSLSSRRKIKEEGVKFKSHIDGSYHVFTPENVMEIQRSIGADIIMAFDECTPYPCDYNYAKRSMHMTHRWLERCLTHLDKTPFMYDYEQTFFPIVQGSTYKDLRKQSAEYIANAGAQGNAIGGLSVGEPADEMYAMTEVVTDILPEDKPRYLMGVGTPINILENIALGVDMFDCVMPTRNARNGMLFTAYGSINIKNLKWREDFSPIDEMAMTWVDTEYSKAYLRHLFSVNELLGKQIATIHNLGFYLWLVREARKHILAGDFRTWKDKMVKQMNNRL, from the coding sequence ATGACATTCGACATAAAAGCTAAAGACACCCAAAGTAACGCTAGAGCAGGAGTATTAACCACAGATCATGGTGTTATTGAAACACCTATTTTCATGCCTGTTGGAACTGTTGGAACCGTAAAAGGGGTACACCAACGTGAGTTAAAAGAAGAAATAAATCCAGATGTTATATTAGGAAACACCTACCATTTATATTTAAGACCTCAAATAGATGTTTTGGAAAAGGCAGGTGGATTGCACAAATTCATGAATTGGGATCGTAATATTTTAACCGATTCTGGAGGCTACCAAGTATATTCTTTATCTTCAAGACGAAAAATTAAAGAAGAAGGTGTGAAATTTAAGTCGCATATTGATGGGAGTTATCATGTATTTACACCAGAAAATGTCATGGAAATTCAGCGCAGTATTGGTGCAGATATTATTATGGCGTTCGATGAATGTACACCATACCCATGCGATTATAACTATGCGAAACGTTCTATGCATATGACGCATCGTTGGTTAGAGCGTTGTTTAACGCATTTAGACAAAACACCCTTTATGTACGACTATGAACAAACGTTTTTTCCTATTGTTCAAGGGAGTACTTATAAAGATTTGCGTAAACAATCTGCGGAATATATTGCCAATGCAGGAGCACAAGGAAATGCCATTGGCGGACTTTCGGTTGGAGAACCAGCTGATGAAATGTATGCGATGACAGAAGTCGTTACCGATATATTACCAGAAGATAAGCCCCGCTATTTAATGGGGGTTGGAACACCTATAAATATTTTAGAAAACATCGCTTTAGGTGTTGATATGTTTGATTGTGTCATGCCTACACGTAATGCACGAAATGGCATGTTATTTACCGCATATGGTAGCATAAATATTAAAAATCTAAAATGGCGTGAAGATTTTTCGCCAATAGATGAGATGGCTATGACTTGGGTAGATACAGAATATTCGAAAGCGTATTTGCGTCATTTGTTTTCTGTTAATGAATTACTTGGAAAGCAAATTGCAACGATTCATAATTTAGGATTTTATTTATGGTTGGTTCGTGAAGCTAGAAAACATATTTTAGCAGGAGATTTTAGAACGTGGAAAGATAAAATGGTAAAGCAAATGAATAATAGATTATAG
- a CDS encoding transketolase: MANTQQLENITTQVRRDILRMVHKVNSGHPGGSLGCAEFFVTLYNEIMDRKEGFDMDGIGEDLFFLSNGHISPVYYSVLARVGYFPVEELNTFRLINSRLQGHPTTHEGLPGIRIASGSLGQGMSVALGAAQAKKLNGCKHLIYSLHGDGELQEGQNWEAIMYAAGKKVDNIISTIDLNGQQIDGATDTVLPMGDIKLKFEAFGWTVIDIEEGNTIDAILKGMAKAKAETGKGKPVCVLLNTVMGNGVDFMMHTHAWHGKAPNDDQLAIGLAQNPETLGDY, translated from the coding sequence ATGGCAAACACACAACAACTAGAAAATATTACAACACAAGTTCGTAGAGATATTTTACGAATGGTACACAAAGTAAATTCAGGTCATCCTGGTGGTTCTTTAGGCTGTGCAGAATTCTTTGTAACCCTTTACAATGAAATTATGGATAGAAAAGAGGGCTTTGATATGGATGGTATTGGAGAAGATCTCTTTTTTCTTTCAAACGGTCATATCTCCCCTGTTTACTATAGTGTTTTGGCTAGAGTGGGTTATTTCCCTGTAGAAGAATTAAATACGTTTCGTTTAATAAATTCAAGATTACAAGGCCATCCAACGACGCACGAAGGGTTACCTGGTATTCGTATAGCCTCTGGCTCTTTAGGTCAAGGCATGAGTGTTGCTCTTGGTGCAGCTCAAGCTAAAAAACTAAATGGTTGTAAGCATTTAATTTACAGTTTACATGGTGATGGTGAATTACAAGAAGGTCAAAATTGGGAAGCTATCATGTATGCCGCTGGAAAAAAAGTTGATAATATCATCTCGACTATAGATTTAAACGGACAGCAAATTGATGGAGCTACAGATACTGTTTTACCAATGGGAGATATTAAACTAAAATTTGAAGCTTTTGGCTGGACCGTAATTGATATTGAAGAAGGCAACACTATAGACGCTATATTAAAAGGTATGGCTAAGGCCAAAGCTGAAACCGGTAAAGGAAAACCCGTTTGTGTATTATTAAATACAGTTATGGGTAATGGCGTCGATTTTATGATGCATACGCATGCTTGGCATGGTAAAGCTCCTAACGATGACCAATTAGCCATCGGTTTGGCGCAAAATCCTGAAACTTTAGGAGACTATTAA
- a CDS encoding transketolase family protein: MKTYTYTEKKDTRSGFGDGLTELGRTNPNVVALCADLIGSLKMDQFIKENPERFFQIGIAEANMMGIAAGLTIGGKIPFTGTFANFSTGRVYDQIRQSIAYSDKNVKICASHAGLTLGEDGATHQILEDIGLMKMLPGMTVINPCDYNQTKAATIAIAEHQGPVYLRFGRPSVPVFTPENQKFEIGKAIHFTEGSDVTIVATGHLVWEALEASKALYEKGISAEVINIHTIKPLDAKAIIDSVSKTKCIVTAEEHNHLGGLGESVARVLSQHRPTPQEFVATNDTFGESGTPAQLMEKYGLNSASIVKACEKVIKRK, from the coding sequence ATGAAAACATATACATACACAGAAAAGAAAGACACCCGTTCAGGATTTGGAGATGGACTTACAGAACTAGGAAGAACAAACCCAAATGTTGTAGCACTTTGTGCTGATTTAATTGGATCTTTAAAAATGGATCAATTTATAAAAGAAAACCCAGAACGCTTTTTTCAAATTGGAATTGCTGAAGCTAACATGATGGGAATAGCTGCTGGCTTAACCATTGGAGGGAAAATCCCTTTTACTGGTACTTTTGCAAACTTCTCTACGGGTCGTGTTTACGATCAAATAAGACAAAGCATTGCCTATTCTGATAAAAATGTAAAAATTTGTGCGTCACATGCTGGTTTAACATTAGGAGAAGATGGTGCGACTCACCAAATACTTGAAGATATTGGATTAATGAAAATGTTACCAGGCATGACCGTTATCAACCCCTGTGACTACAACCAAACTAAGGCCGCTACAATTGCCATTGCAGAGCATCAGGGTCCTGTATATTTACGTTTTGGAAGACCTTCAGTTCCTGTTTTCACTCCTGAGAATCAAAAATTTGAAATCGGTAAAGCCATTCATTTTACAGAAGGAAGTGACGTCACTATCGTTGCGACTGGACACTTAGTGTGGGAAGCTTTAGAAGCCTCAAAAGCCTTGTATGAAAAAGGAATTAGCGCTGAAGTCATAAACATTCATACGATAAAGCCATTAGATGCTAAAGCGATTATAGATTCGGTAAGTAAAACAAAATGTATTGTTACTGCAGAAGAACATAATCATTTAGGTGGTCTTGGTGAAAGTGTTGCACGTGTTTTATCGCAACACAGGCCAACCCCTCAAGAATTTGTTGCGACTAACGATACCTTTGGCGAATCTGGTACTCCAGCGCAATTAATGGAGAAATATGGTTTAAATAGTGCGTCTATAGTTAAAGCCTGTGAAAAGGTTATAAAGCGAAAGTAG
- a CDS encoding outer membrane beta-barrel protein, which produces MKILKKFHEALDNRNRNLVCKNMFLSVVFVISVASSALAQEGSGFGIKGGINYNGNGDYFNSISNTSEDPTRAVGYHIGLFGKIGTKLYLKPELLYTNTKSEYDPGDLNLQRIDAPILVGLQVLGPVSVFAGPAFQYILDSELEGATLGSIENDFTVGLNFGIGLNLSKLGIDLRYERGFNANEVTIITNNTSMPVGRIDTRPEQLILSLSLKL; this is translated from the coding sequence ATGAAAATTTTAAAAAAATTTCACGAAGCCTTAGATAATAGGAACAGAAATCTTGTGTGTAAAAACATGTTTTTATCAGTAGTGTTTGTAATCTCGGTAGCCTCCTCGGCTCTTGCACAAGAAGGTAGCGGCTTTGGTATTAAAGGTGGTATAAACTATAATGGCAATGGCGATTATTTTAATTCCATTTCTAACACTAGCGAAGACCCTACGCGAGCGGTGGGATACCACATTGGTCTTTTTGGAAAAATTGGAACAAAGTTATATTTAAAGCCAGAATTACTATACACAAATACCAAAAGCGAATATGATCCTGGCGATTTAAACTTACAACGTATAGATGCTCCTATTTTGGTGGGACTTCAAGTTTTAGGACCTGTTAGTGTATTTGCTGGCCCAGCGTTTCAGTATATTTTAGATTCAGAATTAGAAGGCGCGACCCTTGGGTCGATAGAAAACGATTTTACGGTGGGATTAAATTTTGGAATTGGGCTTAATTTAAGCAAACTAGGAATCGATTTAAGATACGAGCGTGGTTTTAACGCTAACGAAGTCACTATTATTACCAATAATACGAGTATGCCTGTTGGCAGAATAGACACGCGCCCAGAACAGCTGATATTAAGTCTTTCTCTAAAGTTATAG
- a CDS encoding FKBP-type peptidyl-prolyl cis-trans isomerase, which yields MNLRKLILPVLSLILVVLSCKKDDEDVFQAIPDRDRQEVYDENLIEIEEYLATHFFNYEDFDEANPYSEANDAFTIVFDTIAGVNSDKTPLIDQVTFKPVTQDGIDYKLYYLVVREGLGKPVHSLDKAAVLYRGTVLDGTFFDGAVNIDENQPFNLTGVGSIGGVVAGFREGIVEFNTATSITQNPDGTTTFDDHGIGAVFMPSGLGYFARPTSSAIPAYSPLIFTLKVISRTNTDWDVDGIPSHIEHPDGDITGVEDNTDGDLLVNFIDNDDDGDGVLTRDEVQQKEYEDDGVSPFMTKAEAVAYYDNTIATNGENELFVKTELKLDNTFTLHTVVVPQTDVNGEMLPNYLNPNITEVLE from the coding sequence ATGAATTTAAGAAAGTTAATCCTTCCAGTTTTATCACTAATTCTTGTGGTTTTATCTTGTAAAAAAGATGATGAGGACGTATTTCAGGCCATTCCAGACCGTGACAGGCAGGAAGTGTATGATGAAAACCTTATAGAAATAGAAGAATATTTAGCAACACATTTCTTTAATTATGAAGATTTTGATGAGGCGAATCCATATTCTGAAGCTAATGATGCTTTTACTATAGTTTTTGATACGATTGCAGGAGTCAATAGCGATAAAACACCTTTAATTGACCAAGTGACTTTTAAACCAGTGACTCAAGATGGTATTGATTATAAATTATACTATTTAGTGGTTAGAGAAGGCCTAGGTAAGCCTGTTCACTCTTTAGATAAAGCAGCAGTTTTATACAGGGGTACTGTACTTGATGGGACATTTTTTGATGGCGCCGTTAATATAGATGAAAATCAACCATTCAATCTAACGGGAGTTGGGAGTATAGGCGGTGTTGTAGCAGGGTTTAGAGAAGGGATTGTTGAATTTAATACAGCGACTAGTATCACTCAAAATCCTGACGGTACAACGACTTTTGACGATCATGGTATTGGTGCAGTATTTATGCCTTCAGGATTGGGGTATTTTGCACGCCCTACAAGCAGTGCTATTCCTGCGTATTCTCCTTTAATCTTTACTCTAAAGGTGATTTCTAGAACGAATACCGATTGGGATGTTGATGGTATTCCATCGCATATTGAGCATCCAGATGGTGATATTACAGGAGTAGAAGATAATACAGATGGTGACTTATTGGTGAACTTTATTGATAATGATGATGATGGAGATGGCGTTTTAACTAGAGATGAAGTACAACAAAAGGAGTATGAAGATGATGGTGTTAGCCCGTTTATGACCAAAGCAGAAGCCGTAGCGTATTACGATAATACTATTGCGACTAATGGTGAAAACGAACTATTTGTTAAAACGGAATTAAAGTTGGATAACACGTTTACTTTACATACGGTTGTAGTACCGCAGACGGATGTTAACGGAGAAATGCTTCCAAACTACTTAAACCCCAATATTACTGAGGTTTTAGAATAA
- a CDS encoding RNA-binding S4 domain-containing protein, translating to MRIDKYLWCTRYFKTRNIATTACKKGHIKVNDQVVKPSREVYATDKISVRKDQVNYSLTILDVPPNRVGAKLVDIYRVDTTPKSAFEAQELLKYSKDYYRKKGTGRPTKKDRRDIDDVYLENEL from the coding sequence ATGCGAATAGACAAGTACTTATGGTGTACACGGTATTTCAAAACAAGAAATATAGCGACTACCGCTTGTAAAAAAGGGCACATTAAAGTAAACGACCAAGTCGTAAAACCGAGTCGGGAGGTTTATGCCACCGATAAAATTAGTGTGCGTAAAGACCAAGTGAATTACAGCTTAACTATTTTAGATGTCCCTCCAAACAGGGTTGGTGCAAAGCTAGTGGATATTTATCGTGTGGATACCACGCCAAAATCTGCATTTGAAGCGCAAGAATTGTTAAAATATTCCAAAGATTATTATCGTAAAAAAGGCACCGGCCGCCCCACAAAAAAAGACAGACGCGATATCGATGATGTCTATTTAGAAAATGAATTATAA
- a CDS encoding phosphoribosyltransferase family protein, translated as MTTLKNSILTHDEINHKIKRIAYQIYESNSDETEVVLAGIDSNGYLLAKKLKTILSKISPINPVLCKVSINKKNPRAPIKTSLTVEEYTNKSIVLIDDVLNSGTTLVYGVKHFLDVPLKQFKTAVLVNRNHKKYPVKADFKGISLSTSLHEHVDVVLEGKKFEAFLK; from the coding sequence ATGACAACACTAAAAAATAGTATTCTTACTCACGACGAGATAAATCATAAAATTAAGCGTATTGCTTATCAAATATATGAAAGCAATAGCGATGAAACTGAAGTGGTTTTGGCTGGCATTGATAGTAATGGTTACCTATTAGCTAAAAAGCTAAAAACGATTCTCTCTAAAATCTCACCTATAAACCCTGTGCTTTGTAAAGTTTCTATAAATAAGAAAAATCCGAGAGCACCTATAAAAACCTCTTTAACGGTTGAAGAATATACTAACAAGTCCATTGTTTTAATTGATGATGTTTTAAATTCAGGAACAACCTTGGTTTATGGTGTAAAACATTTTTTAGATGTGCCATTGAAACAATTTAAAACCGCCGTTTTGGTGAATAGAAACCATAAGAAATATCCTGTAAAAGCAGACTTTAAGGGCATTTCATTATCGACCTCTTTACACGAACATGTGGATGTTGTATTAGAAGGAAAAAAATTTGAAGCTTTTTTAAAATAA
- a CDS encoding shikimate kinase → MKNLILLGYMASGKSFIGKKLAKKIDFDFVDLDEFIESKEKKTVKALFEEKGELYFRKVEKKYLSALLSRDEKLVIALGGGTPCYYDTMDALVNDASIETLYLKVSIQEIIKRVTNETAKRPLIAHLKTEEALIEFISKHLFERSYFYNKANHVIDANQSADTIVENIIAKLF, encoded by the coding sequence ATGAAAAATTTAATTTTATTAGGATACATGGCTTCCGGGAAGTCTTTTATTGGAAAAAAATTAGCAAAAAAAATAGATTTTGACTTTGTTGACTTGGATGAGTTCATTGAAAGTAAAGAAAAAAAAACGGTAAAAGCGCTATTTGAAGAAAAGGGAGAACTCTACTTTAGAAAAGTAGAAAAAAAATATTTATCAGCACTTTTAAGTCGCGATGAAAAGTTAGTGATCGCTTTAGGAGGAGGAACACCATGTTACTATGACACCATGGATGCTTTAGTTAATGATGCTTCTATAGAGACGTTATATTTAAAAGTATCCATTCAGGAAATAATAAAAAGAGTGACTAACGAAACGGCAAAGCGGCCTTTAATAGCGCATTTAAAAACAGAAGAAGCGCTTATTGAATTTATAAGCAAACATCTTTTTGAACGTTCTTATTTTTATAATAAAGCCAACCACGTGATAGATGCTAATCAATCTGCAGATACCATTGTAGAAAACATTATAGCCAAGTTATTTTAA